The proteins below come from a single Ictalurus furcatus strain D&B chromosome 27, Billie_1.0, whole genome shotgun sequence genomic window:
- the vstm2b gene encoding V-set and transmembrane domain-containing protein 2B, whose translation MELRRLYCLILNTPLLLYGEAAFTEVPTDVSVCEGEDVEMPCAFRAVGVSPFALEIQWWYLKEVTPRDTHDSHSGNRAKVAPRDATKISTVRVQGNAISHKLSLSQVGKEDEGVYECRVSDLYSDDTQDFKVQATLRVAPRDSMLAEEAVSHIQNRWTLKSAARATNEPDQGKSHAVPPSSSTLTTASSHTANASNRQQHETGSVAMVTVEPLMCIMLLICYTLF comes from the exons ATGGAACTGCGGAGGCTTTACTGTCTCATCCTCAACACACCGTTACTGCTGTACGGAGAGG ctGCCTTCACTGAAGTGCCCAcagatgtgagtgtgtgtgagggtgaggACGTGGAGATGCCATGTGCATTTCGTGCCGTTGGTGTGTCTCCGTTTGCTCTAGAGATTCAGTGGTGGTACCTAAAGGAGGTGACCCCACGGGACACACATGACTCTCACTCGGGCAACCGAGCcaag GTTGCTCCAAGAGACGCCACTAAGATCAGT ACGGTGCGTGTGCAGGGAAATGCCATCTCCCACAAGCTCAGCCTGTCCCAGGTGGGGAAGGAAGAtgagggtgtgtatgagtgtcGTGTGTCAGATTTATACTCGGATGACACACAGGACTTTAAAGTGCAGGCAACACTTCGTGTGGCACCGCGGGATAGCATGCTTGCAGAGGAGGCTGTGTCTCATATCCAAAACCGCTGGACATTAAAGAGTGCAGCACGAGCCACTAATGAACCGGATCAGGGAAAAAGCCACGCAGTccctccatcatcatcaaccCTCACCACAGCCTCATCACACACTGCTAACGCCTCCAACAGACAGCAGCATGAGACCG GTTCTGTTGCTATGGTGACTGTGGAACCGCTGATGTGCATCATGCTGCTGATCTGTTACACACTCTTTTGA